The Verrucomicrobium spinosum DSM 4136 = JCM 18804 DNA segment GCGTGGCGCACACTTGTGACCAGCTCACCGCTGATCAGCTCACTGAGACCAAATCCCGCCTGAGCACCTTGTTCCGCGACCCTCAGATTGAGCGGCGGGAGATGAGCTTCCGAGTGGCCGCTGTGGTGCTGGACATCCTGGACATGGCTCTTAAAGCCATTGGGTGGCTTGTTCCCGTGAACCGCTCCAGCAGTGCCCGTCACTACTCGCTGGCCAAGCGGGTGGAGCGGCTGCTGGAGACCAAGGATGCGAGTGACGTGCCGCTGGAAGAGATTGCCCGGCAGAGCGGCTACCAGCAGGATCACCTCAACCGCCTGCTCCGGGCGGAATGCGGCCTCACTCTTGGGCAGATGCGAGCCAGGATCAGGCTAAAGAAAGCCGTCGCATTGATTGAGGAGAACCGGCCCATTCAAGAGGTAGGGGAGAAAGTAGGCATCTTGGATCCCAACTATTTTGCCCGCTGGTTCCGCCAGCAGACCGGCATGACCCCCTCTGCATGGCGAAGGAAGCCGGGGGAATTGAGGTTTTAGTGGATGCGTCCGCCACCGGATGCGCTCGACCCATCGACACCTGCACCTTGAGGCGGGGCCTCAAGGTGCAGGCCGCACTCCGGAGGGTTGTTTCCTCTAAATGCGGGCAGCGCTCTCGTGGCGGGACCGGCGTTCGTTCCTTTCGCACCACTCCTCGTAGTACCCGTCGGGGCAGGTTCCATCATCCTTTGCGCCGCACGTCACTCCCCAAAGTTCTTCTGCCGGATGTTCGCAGTTATTTGTCTAGCCCACACTGTGCGTCCAAAAAAGTACGCGGTCATCCACGTTGGCGATCATGCGTACCTGGCTGTCCTGAGAGATCACAAAGCCGATGACCTCGGGCTCCACGGAGCAAAGCCGGTACACGGACCTATGACGGGTGCCGTCCGCCTGGACATTCCAGGGCACGGTGACGGTGCCGTCCAGATCCTGGGCATGACCTACTTGCAGGACGGTGCGGTCCACGCGGATCTCCCCACCAAAGCCCAGCAGGCAAAGACGCTGATCAAGGACCAGCGCGCCGTCCACTTGCATGAGGTCGGAGAAGAAACGAGCCAGTTCGAAGAAGGATTCTTCCAACTGGTCCAGCTCCGGATCACGGCTGGTGCAGAAGATATCCCAGGCCTGTTCCACGGTGGCACCGGACGGAGACAGTTCACCCACGCGGCGGATGAAGGACTGCAGCAGGTGGCGGAAGCGAAGTCCGGCGTCGTCTGTTTCAGCAGAGTATTTGCAATCGATCCAGCGGGCAGCGGCGTCTTCACCCTCTGCTCCTTCAGGGAGCACCACCACGCTGCCGCCGTGGCCGCTGGTTCGGACGAGGTTGATGATCCGTTTTACAAACTGGAGGGAGATGAGATGGCTGAGCTCTGCATACGCTTCCAGATGCAAGGAGCAGGGGAGACAGTCATCGGACAACTCCGCCACGAGCTTGCGGCGCAGCTCGCGGAATCGATCATTGAGGAGACGGGACTGGAATACATCCAGCCGGGGGCCATGGAACTCCGTGCCGCGCCACTCGGCCATCAGTTCGTACCCGTCGTAAAAGAGAAGCCATCCCGGATCGCGCACATGGATGACGGGGTTCGAGATGTCATTCCCGGCAGATTTGCGCCCCCCCGCCACCAGGTTCATCCAGCGGGGTCCGGTATTGATCACACCCCAGATGGAGAGACTGCGGTCCCGGGATTCATCCGGCCACACTGCCACCACGGAGTGGAAGAAGCTGGCGGCCGGGCTGAGACGTTTGATCTCATTTGGCGTCAGCTTGTGCGGCACGGCGAAGCGGATCGCGTGGCTGGCATTGGGTGGACCGTTCGTGGGATTGAAGCTGTCTGGGGGGGCGAGAATCACGCGGGCCCGGACTGCCCGACCCTCCTCCTTCAGCAGGCTCGCTGCGTAGAGGATCTGACAAATTTTCTCGATCTCGTGCGGCAACGGGCATCCGGCCAGGTGCTGCACACGGGAGTGGATCACATTCAGCGTGTCCTTCAGGGTGAGTTCAGGGGTGGTGCCGGTCATGGTGCGAAGATCGGGCAGGGAGGCGAGTGCATTACGACAGAAGTGCCTCGTCCGTCAACGCAAGATGCGAAGAGGGCTATGCCGTACCCCGCTCAACTCCCGAGGTGGCGCTTGGTGTGCACCCATAGCTTCAGTTGGCCACCAAAGGCGGTGCGTTGGCATTCGTAGCCCTCGGGAATCTCATCGCACTGCCCGGCATACGTCACCACGCGTGCGCCCACCGGGAGGCCCGAAAGCTGGGCCGACACATAGCGGGTGTAGATGTCATACAACTGGGCTTTAAGCTCGACCGTGGCGTCGATCTGGTACGCCTGACGGACATTTTCCTCGAAGGGATTGAAAATGTAAAAGGCGTCATAGTCGGTGAAGTCCACTGTGGTGATGTTCCCATGCACAATCTGCACGCGGGGAATGCCCGACCGGTCGATGAGATTGCGGGCGATGCCTACCAGCTCACCTCGTTGCTCAATCCCGGTGAAGACGCCTTTTGTAGTGGCTGCCCCGATCACGCAAAACTTGCCAGGCCCGCAACCCACATCGAGCACCCGGGTGCCTGGTTTGTTCACAAGCAGGGCAGCTGCCTTTCTGGCGACCTCGGCAGGGGTCCAGTGCCATGGGGAGATCTCCCGCACCTCTCTGGGGTAAAGGCTGTCAAATGAGTCGTCCTCAATGGAGTGAAGAAAACCCGCATCCCACCCAGCGGAGGATGAATCCGGCGGGTCTGCGAACGAAAGTGTCATGACGGGAGAAGGCCACTACAGCGCCTTATTTGGGAGGAGGTATCGCGTACCTTGAGATCGCTGCCTCCAGCTCCTGAATACGTACCGGTTTGGTCAAGTGGGCTAAAAATCCCACTGAGGTGCTGCGGGAAATATCCTGTTCCATGCCATAGCCAGTCAAGGCGATGGCCCTGATGCCGTATCGGGCATGAAGCTCCTCCATCAGATCATAGCCGCTACCGTCCGGCAGACCGATGTCTGAGATCATCAGGTCGAAAGAATGGCGTGCGGCCGCCTGGCGGGCTTCTTCGACTGAGGAAACGCTGATGATGCGGTGTCCTCTCCGCTTCATCAGTGCCGTCAGGGCGGAGCGCGTTGGTTCATGATCCTCGACGATCAAGATGTGCAGCGGTGGGCAGATGCTGTCTGTCGAAACTGCTGGACGACTGGAGGGAGCCGCTGTTGTGCTGATGTTATTCTCCGATTGCAGAGGGATACGTACGCGGAAAATCGCTCCTGCATCGCGGCCGGGACTGGAGGCACTTATCTCCCCGGAGTGCATTTCCACCAGCATCCGGGAGATGGCCAAACCCAAGCCGAGGCCGCCGAATTGATGCGATCCATTTGGCCAGGAGTGTTCGCCCTGTGCGAAGGCATCGAACACGCTGGTCAGCTCCTCTTTAGAAAGACCGATGCCGTCATCTTGCACCTCGACCGTGACCCAGGCTTCCTTGATCTGAGTGGCAACCACGATCCTGCCCCCATCAGGGGTGAACTTCACTGCATTGTTGAGCAGATTCCAGAAGATCTGTTGCAGGCGTACCGCATCTCCCAGCACGTAGGGGGACTCGCCATCAAGGGATAATTGCAGGCGCAAACGCTTCTTGTCCGCCTCCCCCTTCACGCTGGTAAAGGCATCGCGCACGACATCGTGCAAGTCCACCCGCCGCAGTTCCAGAGAGAGCTTGCCCCGGCTGATACGGGTGACGTCGAGCAGGTCATCGATGAGGCGGGCCTCAAGATCCACGTTCTTACGGATAGTGTGGAAATCTGCCCGGACTTCGTCGGGCAGATGAGGATTGTCCGCGGCTTCACTGGCAAGCAGAAGCACGGGATTGAGCGGAGTGCGCAGCTCGTGAGAGAGGCGGGCCAGGAATTCATCTTTGGCACCGGAGGCGGCGAGGGCCTGATCCCTTGCCTCCTTGAGTTCCTGCTCTGCTCGTTTGCGCTCGGTCAGATCGGTCAGAACGGCAACGACACTTACCACCTGGCCCGTGAGATCGTGCTCCGCTTTGTAAACAACATGAATCCAGCGTGGACCCAACTCTTCATATGGCAGTTCTTTCTCAAACTCCACCCGCTGCCCCAGAAAGGCGGCCGTCAATTCCGGGAGGGCGGCGAGGTAGGCCTTTTCACCGACAATCTCCGAGACATGCAGGCCAACGATGTCTTTCACCTCACGACCATAGCGCTCTGCGTAGGCACCATTGACAAACTTGTAGCGGTGCTCGCGGTCCACCTGCGCCAGCAGGACGGAGGCATGGTCCGTCACCAGGCGGAGCTGGGTTTCGCTGGAGCGGAGGGCATCCTCCACACGCTGGCGCTCGGCAGCTTCCTGTTCAAGCTTGGTCACGTGCTCTTCAAGCTGGGCATTCTTGTCGGCCAGCGCACGCCGCTGGGTCTCCAGTTGACGCTGGATGGCTGCCTTCTCCATGGCGTTTTCCACCGCCCGGCGCAGGGCAAAGCCGTCAGCCCCGTTCTTCTCAAGGTAGTCATGGGCCCCGTTTTGAAGGGCCTTCACTGCGACGGAGATTTCCGCCGCCGAGGTGAGCATGACGATGCCGAAGGTGTGGTTTCCATGATCTCTCACGATCTGCCGCACAAATTGCAGGCCGTCCATTTCTGGCAGGTGAAAGTCCACAAGCACACAGTCGGGCAGCTCATTTGCGAGCAAAGCTGTGGCTTCGGCCGCCGTTCCGGCTTCGTTCACATGATACTCCCGGTGAGCTCCACGGGTGAGGTGACGCCGGAATATGACGCGATCCGTGGGGGAGTCATCCACGATGAGCACGCGCACAAAGCGACTTCTGATTTCTGCCATGGGAGGGTCAAGATCCGGAGGGCGTGGCAGGCAAGCTGCCGGACGCGGGAGGCAGCCGGACAGCCTCCAGCCAGTAGGCGACAAGCATTTCCACCCCTCGCTTGAACGCGGAATAATCCATTTCCTTTACGTGATACGAATTGGCACCGTTCTCATAACACCAAGCAATGTCCTGTGGGTTGCTCGACGTGGAGAAGATCACCACCGGCACCGTCCTGAACCGGGGATGCTCGCGTACGGCCGTGAGCACTGTGCGGCCATTGAGGCCGGGGAGGTTCAGATCCAGTACGATGAGGGAAGGGAGTTCCGGCGGGGTTCGGTCGGGGATCAGAGGAGCCCGCATCAGCGTGAGGACCTGCTCTGCAGAGGTGCAGCGCTGGAGACGGGCGGGGGCGTTGGCCCGGCGCAAGATCCGCTCCAGAGCCATGAAGTCTTCGTCACTGTCTTCTACGACTAGAAACGAGGGTTGGGGGGAACTACGGGGCATGTGGCGA contains these protein-coding regions:
- a CDS encoding response regulator, translated to MPRSSPQPSFLVVEDSDEDFMALERILRRANAPARLQRCTSAEQVLTLMRAPLIPDRTPPELPSLIVLDLNLPGLNGRTVLTAVREHPRFRTVPVVIFSTSSNPQDIAWCYENGANSYHVKEMDYSAFKRGVEMLVAYWLEAVRLPPASGSLPATPSGS
- a CDS encoding helix-turn-helix transcriptional regulator codes for the protein MKNYRPLLIQDLNLQIAGIKVMRLRINRHLPEARWNEHSHDHDQLLIYLMGRGQQRLGDALYTARPGTVIHVPPGQPHAFDQQASRPPLCLVLDLEMSTGRGVAHTCDQLTADQLTETKSRLSTLFRDPQIERREMSFRVAAVVLDILDMALKAIGWLVPVNRSSSARHYSLAKRVERLLETKDASDVPLEEIARQSGYQQDHLNRLLRAECGLTLGQMRARIRLKKAVALIEENRPIQEVGEKVGILDPNYFARWFRQQTGMTPSAWRRKPGELRF
- a CDS encoding class I SAM-dependent methyltransferase: MTLSFADPPDSSSAGWDAGFLHSIEDDSFDSLYPREVREISPWHWTPAEVARKAAALLVNKPGTRVLDVGCGPGKFCVIGAATTKGVFTGIEQRGELVGIARNLIDRSGIPRVQIVHGNITTVDFTDYDAFYIFNPFEENVRQAYQIDATVELKAQLYDIYTRYVSAQLSGLPVGARVVTYAGQCDEIPEGYECQRTAFGGQLKLWVHTKRHLGS
- a CDS encoding response regulator; the encoded protein is MAEIRSRFVRVLIVDDSPTDRVIFRRHLTRGAHREYHVNEAGTAAEATALLANELPDCVLVDFHLPEMDGLQFVRQIVRDHGNHTFGIVMLTSAAEISVAVKALQNGAHDYLEKNGADGFALRRAVENAMEKAAIQRQLETQRRALADKNAQLEEHVTKLEQEAAERQRVEDALRSSETQLRLVTDHASVLLAQVDREHRYKFVNGAYAERYGREVKDIVGLHVSEIVGEKAYLAALPELTAAFLGQRVEFEKELPYEELGPRWIHVVYKAEHDLTGQVVSVVAVLTDLTERKRAEQELKEARDQALAASGAKDEFLARLSHELRTPLNPVLLLASEAADNPHLPDEVRADFHTIRKNVDLEARLIDDLLDVTRISRGKLSLELRRVDLHDVVRDAFTSVKGEADKKRLRLQLSLDGESPYVLGDAVRLQQIFWNLLNNAVKFTPDGGRIVVATQIKEAWVTVEVQDDGIGLSKEELTSVFDAFAQGEHSWPNGSHQFGGLGLGLAISRMLVEMHSGEISASSPGRDAGAIFRVRIPLQSENNISTTAAPSSRPAVSTDSICPPLHILIVEDHEPTRSALTALMKRRGHRIISVSSVEEARQAAARHSFDLMISDIGLPDGSGYDLMEELHARYGIRAIALTGYGMEQDISRSTSVGFLAHLTKPVRIQELEAAISRYAIPPPK
- a CDS encoding putative sensor domain DACNV-containing protein, which produces MTGTTPELTLKDTLNVIHSRVQHLAGCPLPHEIEKICQILYAASLLKEEGRAVRARVILAPPDSFNPTNGPPNASHAIRFAVPHKLTPNEIKRLSPAASFFHSVVAVWPDESRDRSLSIWGVINTGPRWMNLVAGGRKSAGNDISNPVIHVRDPGWLLFYDGYELMAEWRGTEFHGPRLDVFQSRLLNDRFRELRRKLVAELSDDCLPCSLHLEAYAELSHLISLQFVKRIINLVRTSGHGGSVVVLPEGAEGEDAAARWIDCKYSAETDDAGLRFRHLLQSFIRRVGELSPSGATVEQAWDIFCTSRDPELDQLEESFFELARFFSDLMQVDGALVLDQRLCLLGFGGEIRVDRTVLQVGHAQDLDGTVTVPWNVQADGTRHRSVYRLCSVEPEVIGFVISQDSQVRMIANVDDRVLFWTHSVG